From Colias croceus chromosome Z, ilColCroc2.1:
ttttttttatagatcaTTATAATGATCTAAGTTCTGTAGAACcacgaacacacgttgcgtattagaGCGTCAGGTGGTTAGATTTTTTTCTCAGTTTTGATAGTTTATAAGACATTTTTGGATCGGGGCTCAATCCTAGACACAAGAAATTACTACTAAATCAATAGGTGTgattaagtttattaaaataaaaaataaaacacttagcaacaatagaaatatttatttgaacaatTATTTCACATCCAAAAATAAgttctatttaaaatgtatatttattaaatttactaaaataaacctttaaaacattaaaattatgcattagttgttttattgttatcgtGCCTTATTCCCTTATAAAAATTCGATCATTTTAGGCTTATAAATAAGTAGGCATACATCACTCgcataattttagtttaaattttaaagcagCCTTATTAACTGTGCAGGTATAAaactgtaatataaaatatgaaagcGAACTATTGATTCAGAGCAAAACCAGTAGTCTAATTTAGTCAATTTCGTTTCATATTTGGTTATAGTACACATCTGTATACTAATAGGATGCTACTGCGTACAGAGAGCAATATATATCAAATTAGGCATTCGATTGTTTGGCGGCAGTGAGGATTTCTCGTGAAATGATGAGTCTTTGGATCTGAGAGGTTCCTTCATAGATTTGGTAGATCTTGGCGTCTCTCATGAGCTTCTCGACTGGGTATTCAGTGTTGAAGCCGTTTCCACCGAAGATCTGGACGGCATCAGCCGCGGCTTTGTTGGCGACTTCTGAAGCGAAACACTTGGCTACCGACGCCATGAGGGTGTTCCTTTGACCTGTGgattgtttttaatgtttaagaAGATCATGCTACATGtaactattattttacttaataaaaacgAACTGTATCGTTGAACTTTATCCATCACTGTGATTGTGTGTGTATTGTTTTGTGCGAATAAAACAGATTTTCATTAATCAATttgcttataaaatatgtccagctattttaaaattttcaaccaTTACAAAGAAAACAGAACATGGTGCTGTCGAATGGAAAACCTTTCGTATTagaattatttacttttgaaTTATTCCTTTAGCTATTAGTACCAAAATCTTACCATGGTCGACCATCCACGCAGACCTCTGCCAAGCGAGTCTGGAAGCTTCCACACCGATGGCCATATCAGCCAACATAAAGGACACAGCTTGGTGTTGGGCGATCGGCACGCCGAAGGTCTTCCTCTCCATAGCGTACTTGGTAGCCTCGTAGAGAGCCCTGTTAGCTAGACCCGTGGCACCGGCTGCTACCTGTAGTGGAATTTCATTTAATggcattaattttttaatattatatgggtTCATTTGTTTTAGCAATTTTAAGTACGTATTTTTTGGGAAACTTGGTCATTCAAATAGGTACCGAATTTGTAGAATTTCTAATAAAATGTAGTgtgttaaaattgtttaagaaTGCTAGTTCGTTATTAAAGTTGCctagttttgtaaatattaataattttatagaaataggtACTAGCAAACCcggcgaactccgtttcgccaccagagacaccttttttttgctataaacctcacgtagcccgagacctttctaacgaatgcaaaaccgtggaaattGGTTCGTGCATTCcggagttatagcgtcagggaggaaaacccgacttatttttattacccgactacggcaaagcaaaaggagggttatgattttgacaggctatgtatgtaatatgtattatattagtcacacgttgttgaagtgctgcggtagataggtatattatgtaacgtgtgactacgcctttccaaacatgaaaatttatctttacatagtggaatattgcatacttcagaatagtattgtatgacattattgtcaatttacaacgaaggcatcttggtagagtctactgtgtccatttatttgcaactacattagcaactttgttcagttcagtattctgaaatcttgttttatactttttcagcgccggttattgtcgtagttgggttttagttttttcactttatattatatagtagatAGTTATTTCTAATAATTCACGCAGTGAAGTAGCTTCATTTTGTTCCCTTCTTTCacactattatttattatagaaaatattatctttatgtttattttaatatcattgcCTTACTTAATTTCGACATCAGATGTGACATTTGAGGACAATTTATCAAGGGAGTCTTTTATAATACTTGAAATCCCATACATACCGGTGGGCGTGTCTTATCGAAAGCGCCCATAGCGATCTTGAATCCAGCGCCTTCTTCAATAAGCACGTTTTCCTTCGGGACACGAACATCTTCGAATGTGATGCCGCGCGTGTCTGAAGCGCGTTGGCCCATGTTTTGTTCCTGGTAAAGaagtaaacaaattatttttagtacgCAGCATTGTGTAATATGGAAAATAGAAAATGAGcgaagtaataaaaaaagtaagggCTAATACCTTCTTCATCTACTTCTCCATTTTGGATAATTGgaatatattacattattatatttagattGTCATCATTTCAATTGACATGTAAGCAAAACAGAAATAATCCAAAAGTTGTGAGAGAGTAATATCCTGaaaatacgtataaaaatCATTGAGAtttacatatggagacgacaccgcctacatcacttatgctccgctcaccataagccatatggctcAACTGCacgttcattttttatttgttttaaagtgaaacgcatcaaatatgccttcgtgtgtgttaagatattgcacaaatactacaaataatacggaaaagtgcaaaggaataactttcatcggtaagtacctaactagataataatttttaaaacttagagcaaaaaaatagcgcacagattttgttcgtggtgtctcctccatacgtagtattattatctcaatgataaaaataccaaATTTATGTATTACCTTACGTCCAGGGTTAACTCCAGCCCATTCTCTCTCCACAATGAATCCAGTGAAAGCCTTGCTCGCCGGGCATTTGGGGTCAGGGTTCGTTCTAGCCAATACGAAGTACCTATGAAATAATTAgtaggtaaattattatgtactagctgtgctccgcggttttacccgcagtgctgcgctcctgttggtcttagcgagatgatatatagccttcctcgatagaTGCGTTATATAAcaccgaaacaatttttcaaatcggaccagtaattccCGAGATAAGCgtgttaaaacaaacaaactgctttataatattaagcatAGATTTTAGGTGAAATGTCTGAATCAACCACGAAAattggtaatattttatttgagagTGAGACTACTTGTTTGAgtatataacaaaattattgtcTTTAAAAATAGCGTCTCATCTCTAtaggaatttaatttataactggaatcaatgttataatatatattat
This genomic window contains:
- the LOC123705450 gene encoding probable medium-chain specific acyl-CoA dehydrogenase, mitochondrial isoform X3, with amino-acid sequence MNPISQVVRATRPIYRKLSTTVPNGAAAKPIPTTGMCFELNDEQKALQDLARKFTREEIMPVAAQYDKSGEYPWPIVKKAWEVGLMNGHVPEHCGGLNMGVFDGCLVGEELAFGCTGIMTAMEASGLGQTPVIIAGNKEQQKKYLGRLIEEPIVAAYCVTEPGAGSDVAGVKTKAEKKGDEWILNGQKMWITNGGVANWYFVLARTNPDPKCPASKAFTGFIVEREWAGVNPGRKEQNMGQRASDTRGITFEDVRVPKENVLIEEGAGFKIAMGAFDKTRPPVAAGATGLANRALYEATKYAMERKTFGVPIAQHQAVSFMLADMAIGVEASRLAWQRSAWMVDHGQRNTLMASVAKCFASEVANKAAADAVQIFGGNGFNTEYPVEKLMRDAKIYQIYEGTSQIQRLIISREILTAAKQSNA
- the LOC123705450 gene encoding probable medium-chain specific acyl-CoA dehydrogenase, mitochondrial isoform X1, with protein sequence MNPISQVVRATRPIYRKLSTTVPNGAAAKPIPTTGMCFELNDEQKALQDLARKFTREEIMPVAAQYDKSGEYPWPIVKKAWEVGLMNGHVPEHCGGMGNFGVFDECLIGEEFSFGCTGIATAVGGTGLGQTPVIIAGNKEQQKKYLGRLIEEPIVAAYCVTEPGAGSDVAGVKTKAEKKGDEWILNGQKMWITNGGVANWYFVLARTNPDPKCPASKAFTGFIVEREWAGVNPGRKEQNMGQRASDTRGITFEDVRVPKENVLIEEGAGFKIAMGAFDKTRPPVAAGATGLANRALYEATKYAMERKTFGVPIAQHQAVSFMLADMAIGVEASRLAWQRSAWMVDHGQRNTLMASVAKCFASEVANKAAADAVQIFGGNGFNTEYPVEKLMRDAKIYQIYEGTSQIQRLIISREILTAAKQSNA
- the LOC123705450 gene encoding probable medium-chain specific acyl-CoA dehydrogenase, mitochondrial isoform X2 — its product is MNPISQVVRATRPIYRKLSTTVPNGAAAKPIPTTGMCFELNDEQKALQDLARKFTREEIMPVAAQYDKSGEYPWPIVKKAWEVGLMNGHVPEHCGGVGNFGVFEECLTSEEIAFGCTGIVTAIGGSGLGQTPVIIAGNKEQQKKYLGRLIEEPIVAAYCVTEPGAGSDVAGVKTKAEKKGDEWILNGQKMWITNGGVANWYFVLARTNPDPKCPASKAFTGFIVEREWAGVNPGRKEQNMGQRASDTRGITFEDVRVPKENVLIEEGAGFKIAMGAFDKTRPPVAAGATGLANRALYEATKYAMERKTFGVPIAQHQAVSFMLADMAIGVEASRLAWQRSAWMVDHGQRNTLMASVAKCFASEVANKAAADAVQIFGGNGFNTEYPVEKLMRDAKIYQIYEGTSQIQRLIISREILTAAKQSNA
- the LOC123705450 gene encoding probable medium-chain specific acyl-CoA dehydrogenase, mitochondrial isoform X4, translated to MNPISQVVRATRPIYRKLSTTVPNGAAAKPIPTTGMCFELNDEQKALQDLARKFTREEIMPVAAQYDKSGEYPWPIVKKAWEVGLMNGHVPEHCGGLGLGVLESCMVCEEVAFGCSGIMAAIYITEVGQTPVIIAGNKEQQKKYLGRLIEEPIVAAYCVTEPGAGSDVAGVKTKAEKKGDEWILNGQKMWITNGGVANWYFVLARTNPDPKCPASKAFTGFIVEREWAGVNPGRKEQNMGQRASDTRGITFEDVRVPKENVLIEEGAGFKIAMGAFDKTRPPVAAGATGLANRALYEATKYAMERKTFGVPIAQHQAVSFMLADMAIGVEASRLAWQRSAWMVDHGQRNTLMASVAKCFASEVANKAAADAVQIFGGNGFNTEYPVEKLMRDAKIYQIYEGTSQIQRLIISREILTAAKQSNA
- the LOC123705450 gene encoding probable medium-chain specific acyl-CoA dehydrogenase, mitochondrial isoform X5, encoding MNPISQVVRATRPIYRKLSTTVPNGAAAKPIPTTGMCFELNDEQKALQDLARKFTREEIMPVAAQYDKSGEYPWPIVKKAWEVGLMNGHVPEHCGGLELGVFDVSLVTEEMAFGCAGIKASILTSNIGQTPVIIAGNKEQQKKYLGRLIEEPIVAAYCVTEPGAGSDVAGVKTKAEKKGDEWILNGQKMWITNGGVANWYFVLARTNPDPKCPASKAFTGFIVEREWAGVNPGRKEQNMGQRASDTRGITFEDVRVPKENVLIEEGAGFKIAMGAFDKTRPPVAAGATGLANRALYEATKYAMERKTFGVPIAQHQAVSFMLADMAIGVEASRLAWQRSAWMVDHGQRNTLMASVAKCFASEVANKAAADAVQIFGGNGFNTEYPVEKLMRDAKIYQIYEGTSQIQRLIISREILTAAKQSNA